A part of Cetobacterium somerae ATCC BAA-474 genomic DNA contains:
- a CDS encoding ABC transporter ATP-binding protein — translation MLLIANDISYSHVPNGKNIFENLNFSIKSGERIAITAPSGFGKTTLCKILSGYELPNNGSVLLDDTPLNKFKGYCPIQMIWQHPEQVLNPRLKMKQILKESGEINDKLLKDLGIQEKWLNRFPRELSGGELQRFCIARVLNKKTKFLLADEITTMFDLITQSQIWQVILEFCKKENIGIVIISHSQPLINKICTKEISLKDLIEQNNKKP, via the coding sequence ATGCTCTTAATTGCAAATGATATTTCTTATAGTCATGTTCCTAATGGAAAAAATATTTTTGAAAATTTAAATTTTAGTATTAAAAGTGGTGAAAGAATAGCTATTACTGCTCCTAGTGGATTTGGTAAAACTACTCTATGCAAAATACTTTCTGGATATGAATTACCTAATAATGGCTCTGTTCTCTTGGATGATACACCTCTAAACAAGTTTAAAGGTTATTGTCCTATTCAGATGATATGGCAACACCCAGAACAAGTTCTTAATCCTAGACTCAAAATGAAACAGATTTTAAAAGAATCTGGAGAAATCAATGATAAACTTTTAAAAGATTTAGGAATTCAAGAAAAGTGGCTTAATCGTTTTCCTAGGGAACTTTCTGGAGGAGAGCTTCAAAGATTTTGTATAGCACGTGTTTTAAATAAAAAAACTAAGTTTTTACTAGCTGATGAGATTACAACTATGTTTGATTTAATTACTCAAAGCCAAATATGGCAAGTTATTTTAGAGTTTTGTAAAAAAGAAAATATTGGGATTGTTATAATAAGTCATTCACAACCTTTAATTAATAAAATTTGTACTAAAGAAATCTCTTTAAAAGATCTTATTGAACAAAATAACAAAAAGCCATGA
- a CDS encoding urease accessory protein UreD, translating into MDRCDGKLEIVLENHNLRNETIIKKIYHEGVFKVSPTIHLDNEKVPCYFLMHMGGGYLEGEHCYNDIHLKENTRSIITTQTPTIIYKCLNNIPAKQFSKIRLEKNSVLEYIMDNTILFKDANFEQETDIYLDSTSTLILAEGITAGWSSDGKPFQYKLAKMKNRIYLDDKLVLLDKLLLSPEKSDLFSMGHFENYLNYGTAIIIDSKIDLDFVENMRIYLQEYDVDVKYGVSKLEIPGVVVRALGNLTQDIQKIIYGATNYSREKLLGSCKLDLRKQ; encoded by the coding sequence ATGGATAGATGTGATGGAAAACTTGAGATTGTATTAGAAAATCATAATCTAAGAAATGAAACAATTATAAAAAAAATTTATCATGAAGGTGTTTTTAAAGTTTCTCCTACAATACATTTAGATAATGAAAAAGTTCCATGCTATTTTTTAATGCATATGGGTGGAGGATATCTAGAGGGAGAACATTGTTATAATGATATACATTTAAAAGAAAATACGAGAAGTATAATAACCACTCAGACACCAACTATAATTTATAAATGTTTAAATAATATTCCAGCTAAACAATTTTCAAAAATACGTTTAGAAAAAAATAGTGTATTAGAATACATTATGGATAATACAATATTATTTAAAGATGCTAATTTTGAACAAGAAACAGATATATATTTAGACTCAACCTCAACTTTAATTTTAGCTGAAGGAATAACGGCTGGATGGTCATCTGATGGGAAACCATTTCAATACAAGTTAGCTAAAATGAAAAATAGAATTTACTTAGATGATAAATTGGTTTTATTAGATAAATTGCTATTATCACCAGAAAAAAGTGATTTATTTTCAATGGGGCATTTTGAAAACTATTTAAATTATGGAACCGCAATTATAATAGATTCAAAAATAGATTTAGATTTTGTAGAAAATATGAGGATATATTTACAAGAGTATGATGTAGACGTGAAATATGGAGTATCAAAATTAGAGATACCTGGAGTTGTAGTGAGAGCTTTAGGAAATTTAACACAAGATATTCAAAAGATTATTTATGGAGCTACAAATTATTCAAGAGAAAAGTTGTTAGGCTCTTGTAAGTTAGACTTAAGAAAACAATAG
- the ureG gene encoding urease accessory protein UreG, with amino-acid sequence MKPVVIGVGGPVGAGKTLLVERVTRRLNDEYEMGVITNDIYTKEDAKFMAENSVLDKNRIIGVETGGCPHTAIREDASMNFAALDKMKKSFPELDIIFLESGGDNLAATFSPDLVDFSIYIIDVAQGEKIPRKAGQGMIKSDLFIINKIDLAPYVGANLKVMEEDTLHFRDKGTFIFTNLKTDEGVEEVIKWIKKNCLLEGLR; translated from the coding sequence ATGAAACCAGTTGTAATAGGAGTTGGTGGACCTGTAGGAGCAGGAAAAACTTTATTAGTTGAAAGAGTTACTAGAAGATTAAATGATGAATATGAAATGGGTGTAATAACAAATGATATATATACAAAAGAGGATGCCAAATTCATGGCTGAAAATTCAGTTTTAGATAAAAATAGAATAATAGGAGTAGAAACTGGTGGATGTCCACATACAGCTATTAGAGAGGATGCTTCAATGAATTTTGCCGCTCTTGATAAAATGAAAAAAAGTTTTCCTGAATTAGATATAATTTTTTTAGAAAGTGGCGGAGATAATCTAGCAGCAACATTTAGTCCAGATTTAGTAGACTTTTCAATATATATAATAGATGTTGCTCAAGGAGAAAAAATTCCAAGAAAAGCAGGACAAGGTATGATAAAGAGTGATTTATTTATAATTAATAAAATAGATTTAGCACCATATGTTGGAGCAAATTTAAAAGTTATGGAAGAGGATACTCTTCATTTTAGAGATAAAGGAACATTTATTTTTACAAATCTAAAAACAGATGAAGGAGTAGAAGAAGTAATAAAATGGATTAAGAAAAACTGTTTATTAGAAGGATTAAGATAG
- a CDS encoding urease accessory protein UreF translates to MTNINEKSITTWQLLNILQVCDSAFPIGSFNHSYGMETYLRENVICDAHTFNRWLTMFFENQYLYNEGLAIKLIYEKLKKNEKNEVWDIDQLLTVQNVAMESREGAKLVAYRKLDVVLELFEIDLLKEYKKRIEENRSFGNPAVVFAILMYYLNVEKDVAIVAYGYSVASTLVQSAVRAIPLGQKDGQRVLQNSLSTLESVREEINKLSIDDLGYNIPGFEISQMNHEILTFRLFMS, encoded by the coding sequence ATGACTAATATTAATGAAAAATCAATTACAACTTGGCAATTATTGAATATATTACAAGTTTGTGATTCGGCCTTTCCAATTGGCTCTTTTAATCATTCATATGGAATGGAAACTTATCTAAGAGAAAATGTTATATGTGATGCTCACACATTTAATAGATGGCTAACAATGTTTTTTGAAAATCAATATCTATATAATGAAGGATTAGCAATAAAATTGATTTATGAAAAATTAAAGAAAAATGAAAAAAATGAAGTTTGGGATATAGATCAACTTCTAACAGTACAAAATGTAGCTATGGAAAGTAGAGAGGGAGCAAAATTAGTAGCTTATAGAAAATTAGATGTTGTATTAGAACTTTTTGAGATAGATTTATTGAAAGAATATAAAAAAAGAATAGAAGAAAATAGAAGTTTTGGAAATCCAGCAGTTGTTTTTGCAATTTTAATGTATTATTTAAATGTAGAGAAAGATGTGGCAATTGTCGCTTATGGTTATAGTGTTGCCTCAACCTTAGTTCAAAGTGCTGTTAGAGCAATTCCATTAGGTCAAAAAGATGGACAAAGAGTATTACAAAACTCTCTTTCAACATTGGAGAGTGTAAGAGAAGAGATAAATAAATTATCAATAGATGATTTAGGATATAATATACCTGGATTTGAAATATCTCAAATGAATCACGAAATATTAACATTTAGATTATTTATGTCATAG
- a CDS encoding urease accessory protein UreE codes for MLFEKVLGNIKDIKNKESYEVEKIIIKSDDLEKKILRVESVNGNEYGISLKESGDKLENGSILYDDGSKIIFIETDLEKVLVISPKDMNQMGEIAHFLGNMHTPIKVENGKIYLHYDKYLDNTLKEKKCPFDIEYLKFKKALRHIEHSHGHHGHSHD; via the coding sequence ATGTTATTTGAAAAAGTTTTGGGAAACATAAAAGATATTAAGAATAAAGAAAGTTATGAAGTGGAAAAAATAATTATAAAAAGTGATGATTTAGAAAAGAAAATTTTAAGAGTTGAGTCTGTAAATGGAAATGAATATGGAATTAGTTTAAAAGAGAGCGGAGATAAATTAGAAAATGGATCAATATTATATGATGATGGATCAAAAATAATCTTTATAGAAACAGATTTAGAAAAAGTTTTAGTTATTTCACCAAAAGATATGAATCAAATGGGAGAGATTGCTCATTTTTTAGGAAATATGCATACACCTATAAAGGTAGAGAATGGAAAAATCTACCTACATTACGATAAATATTTAGATAACACATTAAAAGAAAAAAAATGTCCTTTTGATATAGAGTATTTAAAATTCAAAAAAGCCTTAAGACATATTGAGCATAGTCATGGGCATCATGGACATAGTCATGACTAA